The following nucleotide sequence is from Anolis carolinensis isolate JA03-04 unplaced genomic scaffold, rAnoCar3.1.pri scaffold_32, whole genome shotgun sequence.
agcaagggcactgaagatgaaacgtgtctgggtctttcagcatgacaatgatcccaagcacactGCCAGGGCAACGAAGGAATGGCTgcgtaagaagcatttcaaggtcctggaatggcctagccagtctccagatctcaaccttatagaaaacctttggagggagttgaaagtccgtgttgcccagcgacagccccaaaacatcttgaggagatctgcatggaggaatgggccaacataccagcaacagtgtgccaaccttgtgaggacttacagaaaacgtttgacttctgtcattgccaataaaggatatataacaaagtattgagatgaacttttgttatggaccaaatgCTTATTTTCTATTactatatactattattattattagattgatTTCTGTTGAATTACAGTAACCCAACTTTCTTCAACCCAGTGCTTTAATGTTGTATTGATAGCAGCTCCCAGCATCTACAAAAAGCAAAGTTGGTCAAGTTTCAGAATTCTTACTTGGAGGAAATTATCATAATAATGGTTATCGATGGAGTAGAATCACAGAAGATGTAACAATCAGTTAAGCTGTTTGTGTTCAATTCTCTAGTTATTTATATGCAGCAAAAGTAAGCAGAAATAATTGCACACATTTTGTATAGCAGCACAATTCTATGTGTCTAGAAATAGCAACAGTCCTTGAATATTTTTTGTCTCAAAAGAGTTTTTCACACTTAGGTGTAGCTAACGTTGCTTATGATTTTAGTTCTTCACTTCCCCTATTTCATGAACATGTTGATCACCATCTTGTTTTCTTCATATATTTTGCAGGCAGTATTGTCAGCTGTCACTCTAATCAAAGTGCTACTCAGTTGCCCTGTaagtggagagaaagagaaagctttCTGGTTTTCCAGTCCCCAAATAATCACAGCTTTAGTTGTAAGTATGTCAACAAATCAGAACTGAGAAACTAGTTAAAAGAAACATTGGTGAAAAACATGTTTCTCTCATCAGCAACAAAGTGAAATATGTATGCATTTGTGGCCCTCGTGGAAAACCCTATTCCAAGCCCTAGTCCTATGTGTTtctggaaaggttttttttttattgtgagaTTATTGCAGCACCTTGTCAGCGGAGAAAACATTTTTGTTGTGCTTCTTTCCTCCATCTATCACAGTTGCAAGCCAAAGAAGCATCTCAGGATGCAGCATTGCTACCCACCCTCATTGTTCCTGTGCTAGAGACAGTAGCCATCCTCCTGAGGCGAGGAGAAGGGATGCTCTCCAACCCACATCATGTTACCCTGGTTTTCAGCATTCTTCTAACTGCTCCTCTTGATCAAAGGGATTATGGCAGCATTTTCCTTGGGATTCATGAAGTACTCTTTTCCATACTTCAGTGCCACCCCAAGGTAATGATTGAGTAGCTgtcttgttttggtttgatttttcCTCATAAGATGTAAtggtcttcaagtaatttctgtggCTCTGAGCAGATTTAATATGAGTTCAGCCAGGATTTTACATTTGCAGGATTGATTATTTACAGAtattttctctctaggaatctgtaggtcaggagtcctcaaactttttaagcagagggtcggtTCATGGTCTCTCAGGGAGAGAGGGTCTGTTCATGGGAAGacaactatagtttttttaaaaaaacatgaacaaattcatatgcacacttcacatattatgtgtagtgcaaaaacaatgaaataatacaatatttaatagaAGAACAATTTTAAGCAACACAAATGTATcagcatttcagtgggaagtgtgggcctgcttttggctgatgagaaagtcaagttaattagggttgttctgtgccttcaagtcgtttcagacataGGTCGACTCAaattctaaagtttagggcggggaCCTGGGAAATGACCTTTTAGAGCCGCATCcatcccatgggccttagtttggggatttcTGCTCTAGGTCCTCTGAGGTAATTCTTATGGTCAAATTCAGTTAAGTTTTTAGTTGAACATAACTCAACATAAACATTGATTGAAGTTCCCATTAAAATGATATAAGGAAGCAGTAAAGGTGGAAACTAATACAGTAATCAAATATGTGAAAGTTTAACCTGCAAAATGTGGGGGAGGATGCTGTCTGTACTTCTTCACATCCCCTTCCCCACTATTGGTTGCATTCAGTCACTAAGCATTCTGACCCTCTACATTCTTATCGGGCTGTTTTGGAGAGTCTTTATTCCTAAAGACTTTGGGTCTCCCTCTGTTTGTAAATATCTCTCAGGATTCTGTTCATTTGGTGATAATCTCTCTGTTGTGTAGAAATGCATCTGTTTTGGCAATATATAATGATAGTACCTGTGTATAATGCCACAAAGCTTTATTTCATTGTGGGTTTCTAAAAATCCAAGTTCTGAGGATAGCATAACTTGGCCATCACtttttatgcacacacacacagagacacacacacacacactttggcctGATATGTGTACCACTACATTTAAAATGACAGTTTGTCATATGATAAGAAACATATGACAATGATATCCTACAGAATGTCATTTGTCCCTTTGCTGCAGAGTTTTGCTTCATTGTTTTTCAGGTGATGCTAAAAGCAGCTCCATCTTTCTTAAACAGTTTTCATAGACTGGTAGTTTCAGTTATGCACGAAGGAAGACAGAAAGGAAACAGAGGTGAgatgtttcattatttttattttcatcttgTGTTATGGTCTCATCCTGTATATAGAAGAGAACATAAGCCCTGCTGAGTCAAATGAAGGTTCATCTAGTCCTGATTCCTGTTTTCCACAGTGAACTGACAATATTTATGAGATGCCTGTgataattgttttctttttcttaatgATCAAGTGTAATATTCAATTTTCACTTTCTGTCTTGACTCTTCTTGGTGCTTGCTCAGTTAAAAATAATAGGAAAAGATCAAAACTGCAGTGCAGGTGCTTGCCCAGTTAAAAATAGTAGGAAAAGATCAAAACTGCAGTACAGGGGAATAGACTTATGAATCTGTGGTCCTGACTTTGCAAGGCCTGAGCAGAGCTGGTGACTTGGCATCTCTCATAGGCCCACATAAGTCAACGTTAACTTGATGGCAGTTGAAAACAGCAATATATAGCCATCATCTCAGCTGGTGGATGGTCCTACTTTCCATAATGTTGTCTTTTCCCCCTTTAAAGCTGTCGAAGATAGCTGTTGCTACATCTTCTGGTTGCAGATTCCATACTTTGTGTGTGTAGCGTGTAAAACAATACTAAATCTCCTCTTCAGCTTTCATTTGGTGAACATGTGCTCCAGAATGTGAGAGATAGATAATCTCTCTCTTTATACTTTACTCGCAGGTGGTATTTTAAACATTGCTATTGCGTTCTtgttctttgatttttttgtattgtttctgATAAGAAAAAAATGTCTAATTAACATTACAGAGTTATCTGATACACTTTTTAGTGAATGAGCTGGtcatcaaaataaaatgaaacaatcaATACAGAGGCTAAAGACCAGAACGTCTCCAGGGCTTCACTTGTGAGGCCAATAAACTTTGCTGCAATATGACACCTCTTCATTCATCTGATTCAATTTTTTCAGCCAAGGATCATGTCCACAAACTTGGTTTAAATCAAGAACACTAATCTTCAAAACAGAGGAATGTCATCCCATCGTATCAACATTTAGACCAATTGCATTCATTCATCAGGATATTACACACCTAGCATACATCCTGGCAATTAGCATCAATAGCTTCATAACAAATTATGTTGAACTAAATCAGGTGGATTTTTCGCCAAATTGTAAACTTGTCAGATGCTATTCACCTAATATATAtagaagtttgtgtgtgtgtaatccaACACTATGCTGAGGACTCCAATAGCTATTTTATTCCTAGATGTTTTGAAAGACTCTGACAGAGTAAATTGTTTCATCTATTGCAGGCACTGGATTTTGAAGAGAAATGCATAAAAATAGAAAAGCGAGTGGTTTTTATTCAATCATGATCTCTTTAGATCAGAAACTAAAAGCAACCTAATCCTGGAATTTAGATATGTTGACAGTCACTTGTTTCCACCTCTATGAATTGTTTCCTTCATATCTAGGTTAGCAGCTAAGGGAGAAACTACTAAATCTTTgacattgtgtttatttattttcatcatttctatcccgcccttctcacccgaagggactcagggtggctcacaatctggcaaaattcaatgccaatatacagtacaaaaagataaaacataagcaattaaaacaattaggtaatttaacaaaatacaagaaatagatttaaaaccatacattataaaatacttgagccattcgtccaAAACACTTTATACATAAACCTTAATTCGGACCGAGtcgagccaacagaattcactcatcaaacgcctgctcacaaagccaagtctttactttttccctaaaactcagaagggatggagcctgctggatatcactggggagggagttccacagacaaggagccaccactgagaaggccctgtctctcatccccaccagctgcacttgtgaggcaggtgggactgagagcaaggcctctccagatgatcttaaagttctcacaggctcgtaggaggagatacgtttagacaggtaagttggaccggaaccgtttagggctttgtaggccaagaccatcactttgaattgggcccggtagcatatcggcagccagtggagctggcttaacaggggagtagtacgctccctgtataccgccccagttattaatctggctgccgcccgttgtactaattggagcttccgggccgtcttcaaaggcagccctacgtatagcgcgttgcaataatccaaacgggatgtaaccagagcgtggaccactgtggccaagtcagacttcccaagatatgggcgcagctggtgcacacgtcttagttgtgcgaaagctcccctggccaccaccgaaacctggggctccagacagagccggccctaggtatttttcaagtgtaggcgaacagatttttggcgcccccccccccccaaaccaatcactgaaaaataaaaacgttggataagcgaaaatgtttgataataagaaaggattaaggaaaagcctattaaacatcaaattacattaagattttacaaattaagcactaaaacatgttttacaacaaatcaacagaaaaagcagttcagtaccttgcggaggcaggacgcaggagacaggagttgcctcgatggcacccccaacaagatggcgccacaggcaactgcctagttggcctggtggttgaaccgcctccgGCTCCAgactcagcgatgaatccaggagaacaccaagactgcgaacctgtgtcttcagggggagtgcgaccccgtccaacacaggctgtaaccctataccctgttcagccctgcgactaaCCAGGGCCGAAGAGGGTATCATATCATAAGGAAAATTGTTGCAATATGTGGTTTTCTCCTTGTTTAAGTCTAAAAGAGTGTTAGCAAGAGAAAGTGATTTGAAAACCATTAATCAATGTGATATTACTCCTGTCAAAATGGCAAATATATGTCTCCTTATTTTGACTTTCTATCCTAAAGCAGATTGAATCAGCCACTAGCTAGGGAATAAATTGGTGCCCGAGTTTTTTGTTGTTATCAATTTACTCTGTAGAAAATAACAATTTGAAGcatgatatttctttttttttatcataGTGACTTGTACTGAAATCACTAAATGCTAAAAAATGGGGGCAGTTTCTTTGGATGCCTGATGGAAAGGTATCTGGCATTTTAGTGAAACTGACAGCATGAGAAAATATAAGGGATAAATAAGTCAGCACTCTTTTATTGTTAAATTGTATCTATTTATTGACTTtgttaggagcctctggtggcatagtgggttaaaccgctgagctgctgaacatgctgaccgaaaggtcagcggtttgaatccgggtagaggggtgagctcccacttttagccccaggttctgccaacttatcagtttgaaaaaaatgcagatgtgaatagatcaataggtattgctctggcagaaaggtaatagcgctccatgcaatcatgctggccacattaccttggaccttgttttatcattttaccattttattttgctgttactgtgctatattgtattactgtgttttaatctgttttattttatttgatctgttttgtttttagtgtttatttagattttaactgttcatattttgtttttgggcttggccccatgttagccgccccgaatcccttcagggagatggagacgggatagaaaaataaaagttattatatttttattattggagatgtctacggacaacgctggctcttcggcttagaaatggaaatgagcaccaacccccagagtcggacatgagtagacttaatgtcaagagaaaacccTTACCTTTGACTTTGTTAATACAAGATCACAAACAGTGAGACTGTTTGCATCCCATCTTAAGCTTTGGTTGAATGTTCTTACACCGGACTGTCATACTAGGAGTATTGACCCATTAAGCAAGCATTTATCTTAGTGCTATCTCTTTCAAAGTTTCAAACACTACTTAGTCTTCTAGCTGGActgtgtctttttttcttttttctttttgtattttcatGTCTGCttcctttgtttatcttttgTTCTATTTACTTGTAAAtctaaattaaaatgtaaaaaaaatcactttttaaattatttccaaagggattgCAGATGAATCTGAAGTTATACTGAAATGTGCCCACCTAGTGGAGAGGATGTATACTTACATTGctgcaaaaacagaagaattcacTGTGTTGTCTCCTTTCATTGTGGCCCAGTATGTGATGGAACTGCAGAAGGTAATGATCAACTCTTTGTCTGAAAGCCCTCATGCACGAAAAAAGGTCATCTGAGTGTTTATCATATGACAAACACCTTAGAGAAAAAccaaaaagattttgaaacatgaAAAGATGCCTGACTTAAAACTGATATTTTGACAGGACTGGGATAACTGttcttgcctcccccccccccaaataataataataataataataataataataataataataataataataataataatactcagttGCCCTGTTTTAGGGGAAGAGATGCAATTGAAATATTGCAATTCTTCTTACTCTGAGGTACTGATTGACTAAAATCAGTAGGGATATCTTTTTTCAGATATCTTGAACAAACTATTCtttgatttgttgtcgaaggctttcatggccgggatcacagggttgttgtatgtctttcgggctgtgtggccatgttccagaagcattctctcctgacgtttcacccacatctatggcaggcatcctcagaggttgtgaggtatggagaaaactaagcaaagaggttaatatatatctgtggaaagtctagggtgagagaggtcagtgtgaatgtgtagttaatcacttaaattagcattgaaaagcttatctgctgtcttcttcctgcctctggggcatcctttgtttagagtcgttaactgcccttggttgattcatgtctggaaaccccctgccttcagagtattgctttttatttactgttctgatttttgagttttgtaatactggtagccagattttgttcattttcatggtttcttcctttctgttgaagttgtccacatgcttgtggatttcaatggcttctctgtgtagtctgacatgatagttgttagaatggtccagcatttttgtgttctcaaatagtattctgtgtccaggctggttcatcaaatgctctgctatggctgatttctctggttgaattagtctgcagtgcctttcatgttctttgactcttgtttgggcgctgcgtttggtggtccctatgtagacttgtccacagctgcatggtatccggtagactcctgcagaagagagaggatccctcttgtccttcgctgaccgtagcatttgttggattttcttcgtgggtctgtagatagtttgtaggttgtgcttcttcatcagcttccctatgcggtcagtagttcccttgatgtatggtaagaacacctttcctctgggtggatctttgtcttgactctcctggcttgttcttggccttgcagctcttctgatgtctgtggtggagtatccattggcctgtagagcccagtttaggtggttgagttcaccttggag
It contains:
- the LOC100560820 gene encoding unhealthy ribosome biogenesis protein 2 homolog → MILVLHFPYFMNMLITILFSSYILQAVLSAVTLIKVLLSCPVSGEKEKAFWFSSPQIITALVLQAKEASQDAALLPTLIVPVLETVAILLRRGEGMLSNPHHVTLVFSILLTAPLDQRDYGSIFLGIHEVLFSILQCHPKVMLKAAPSFLNSFHRLVVSVMHEGRQKGNRGIADESEVILKCAHLVERMYTYIAAKTEEFTVLSPFIVAQYVMELQKVTLHPAIKKHLTEGIYHILDLCLERDIKFLNATLPAGVREVLKELYRDYNHYHKSLKQGDEKYTA